A stretch of DNA from Thiomicrospira sp. XS5:
GGTTGATCGATGTTTTTTTGAAGGGAGTAGTTGAGCAAAACGCTTCCTTATTGCGAATCAACAAAGAAGCGTATTATAAGTGAAAGCCGCATGAATATCAGCGGCATGGTGTTTTTTACAGGTTGACCGACCTTTCCGTAGATTCGGCCAGGCCTGGTCAATTATTGGCCAGCGTGCGTTTTAGAAATCGCTCCAATCATGATCGGACACGTCTTTGGGCGCACTTGGTGCCGCCAAAGCGTTGGGTTGCGCAGCTTTTTGAACCGGTTTGGCCAACGTCGCGGAGTCGGTTTTAAAGAACGCCATTTCGCTCGACAGCGTTTGCGCCTGATCCGACATACTCTCCGTGGCGGCGGAGGTTTCTTCCACCAAAGCGGCATTCTGCTGGGTGGCGGCATCGATGTCACTGATCGCGGTGTGCACCTGCTCAATGCCTTTGGCCTGCTCTTCTGATGACCGGGCAATCATCTCAATCATTTCATGTACATGGTCGATGGATTCACGGATTTCCGCCAGCATGTCACCGGACTCGCCCGTCAATTGAGAGCCTTGTTGAACCAGTTCATTACTTTCATTGATCAGATTCTTGATGTCACGCGCCGCATCGGCGGATTTTTGCGCCAAGCCGCGGACTTCACCGGCGACCACCGCAAAACCACGTCCGTGATCGCCCGCGCGGGCCGCTTCCACCGCCGCATTCAGCGCCAAGAGATTGGTTTGGAACGCAATGCTGTCAATCAAAGTCACGATGTCGTTAATGCGTTGACTGGAGTTTTCAATGGAGTTCATCGCGTTGATGGTTTGTTTCATCACCTCGGCGCCACGCTCCGTTTTCTGTTGCACGCTTTCCGACAGATTCGACGCTTCAATAGCGTTTTTGGTGTTGTTCTGAACCGTGGAGTTCATCTCTTCCATGGTCGCAGAGGTTTGCTCGACGGCCGCCGCCTGTTGTTGCACGCGTTGACTTAGATCCAAAGCGCCTTTGGAAACTTCTTCCGATGCCGACAAGACAATGTGCGTCGCGCCATTGACCTGGTTTACGATACGGTCCAGATTATTAATGGCATTATTCAGGTTCTGTTGTATATGTGCTAACTCGCCCGGATAATGGCCGGACATGTTCTCGGTCAAATCGCCATTGGCAATCAATGTCAAAATACGGCTGATTTCCTGCATCACCGTGCCCAGCGAATCGACGCTGCTGTTGATGCTTTGTTTCAGCTCGTCGAAGCTGCCGGAGGCAGACGCTTGCACTCGGTGGGAGTAATCGCCGGACGCAACAGCGTGCATCACGCGGTTGATTTGGTTGATGATATTACCGGTGTTGGACAAAGCCCCTTCCACCTTGTTACGGAAAGCTTCGGCAACACGTTCGTCCATTTTGGCTTCCAAATGGCCGTTTTGCAGGGCATTCATAATGCTGTCGAGTTCATTCATCATAAATTCGACGCTTTCCGCAGAAGCGTTGATGCCGTTTTTCAACGCCAGCATTTCGCCAACAAAATCGCCGTCCATGCGCTTGCTGAAATCGCCGTCGGCAATCGCCGCGACCGTTGCATTGGCGCCATCGAACGTGGCTTTAGTCTGATCCAGTAACTGGTTGAAGGCCATTGACGCACGGCCGATTTCATCTTGATGATAAATTGGAATGCGTTTGGAAAAATCGCCATTCTTGACCACATTCTGGGAAACATCCATTAGCTCGTTCATCGGCCGCAGAATGGCTCTCAAGGTTTGGTACGACAAGAGCGCCGCAATCACGAACATTAACAGCGCCACGATGATGGCCCAGGTGAAGGTCGTTTGATACGCTTCTTCATTGGCGTCATTGAGTTGCCCGGCAATTTCCAACTGTAAATCGATAAGCTGGGTGATGGCGTCCGAAATCGGGTCAATCGCCGGATACAGCTGTTCGATGCTGTAAGCTTCCACCGACGCCATATTTTGCGATGCAATGGCGCTTTTCAAGCCTTCGATGGACTGATTGGCTTTTTCCATCAATACTTGTGCATTCTGCGCCAAAGCCGCTTCCCGTTCGGTCAAGGTGGTGGCCATGTATTTGTTCCAGGTTTCTTCAATGACTTGTTGCGCCTGCTGAATATTCCCGCTGGCTTGTTCAAACGTCAGATTTCCATTACGCAGCTTATGGTTGGTGTCCACGATATTGACTGCGTATTCATCGGCGATGATTTTCAAATCTTTCAGCGGAATAATGCGATCCAGATAGATTTGATGAAAGGATTGATTGTTTTGCTTCATTATCACCAGGCCTGCCACGATGGCGGCCATCAGAAAGCCGATGAGCAGTGAAATAATGAAAATAATGCGTTGCTTGATTGTCATTGAATAAATTACCTCCGTTGGTTACAGCCGGGTAACTATAGTGATTTGAAGTGGAAAATAAATAAAAATTTTATGAAATTTGGTTTTTCGGACCAAACAAGTGTCATAAAGCCGGAATTACTCCTTCATAAGTACAGAATTATCGGTAGTTTTCGCTTAAAATGGTGTTTCGTTCTGCTTCAGTGAATATGTTTTTAAGTTAAGCTCAGGTTGTGTAAAGGCGTTATGGATTCGATTCAGGCTCTCTATCAAAAAGTGTTCAAATCCGAAGAGTATGATGCGCTGGGTATCAAGGCCTGTGAAATGGCGTTGGAAGCTTACGACCTGCCGGAACAAAGCATCGTGCGCAGCGCCGAAGTCGCGGCTGTTCTCGCGGACCTAAAGTTGGATCGCGATACACTGATCGCCACCCTGGCCAGTGATATGACCCTGGAACCGCACTACTCCATTGCACAAATTACCGAGGTTTTCGGGCCATCCATTGCCAAGATGGTGGACGGCATTCGTCGCCTGAACCAATTTCGTGATTTTATGCCGGCCAATACCTCCAACGAGGTTCAAAACGAGCGTTTGCGCCAGATGCTGCTGGCCATGACTTCCGACATCCGCACCATGATCGTCAAGCTCGCTTACCGTGTGGTGCGTTTGCGGAATCTTAAAAATGAAGATGAAGACGTCCGTCGCCAAATCGCTTCGGAAACGCAGCTGATTTTCGCGCCGCTGGCAAACCGTTTGGGGATAGCCCAATTGAAATGGGAATTGGAAGATCTGTCCTTCCGTTTTCTGGAACCGGGAATCTACAAGGAAGTCGCCCGTCAACTGGACGCCAAGCGTTTAGGCCGCGAAGCCTATATCAACAGCATCATGCAAGAGCTGCAAGAGATGCTCAAAAACTCGGGCATCGAATACCACATTTCCGGTCGCCCGAAGCACATCTACAGCATCTGGCGCAAAATGACCCGCAAAAACCTGCCGATTGACGCGCTGTATGACCTGCGCGCAGTGCGCATCTACGTGGATTCCGTGCGGGAATGTTATGAAGTGTTGGGCATGATTCACAGCCGCTGGGCCTACATCAAAGACGAGTTCGACGATTACATCGCCAGCCCCAAGGAAAACGGCTATCAATCAATTCACACCGTTATCATCGGTGCGGAAAACAAAACCGTCGAAATCCAGATCCGTACCCACGAAATGCACCGTCATGCCGAATTCGGGATTGCTGCCCACTGGCGTTACAAGGAAGGCGGAAAACCGATTGATCCAAGCCTGGAGCAAAGCATTAACCTTGTGCGCCAAATGCTTGAATACAATGACAATCCGGATTTACTGAACGAAATCAGCACCGAGCTGCTGAGCGAACACATTTACGTGATGACGCCCGCCAATGAAATCATCACCATGAACAAAGGCTGCACGCCGCTGGATTTCGCTTACCAGATTCACACCGAGCTGGGCCATCGTTGTCGTGGCGCCAAAATCAACGGCAAAATCATGCCATTGACCTATCAGTTGAAAACCGGCGATTCGGTGGAAATCCTCACGGTCAAAGAAGGCACGCCGAACCGTAACTGGCTGAACCCGAACTTGAACTACTTGGGCAGCAGCCGCTCGCGTACCAAGGTGCGCCACTGGTTTAACCAGCAGAATAAAGACGCGAATATCGAGGCCGGTGAAGGCCTGTTCCATAAAGAAGTCCGTCGCCTGCAAGCCGACGACATCAGTGCTGAAATGCTGCTGGAACGTTTCAAGCTGGAAACCGTCGATGAATTGTACGAAGGCATCGGTAAGGGCCAAATCAATGAACGCCAGTTGACCAACGCCATCCAAAAACTCATCAAGCCGGAAGAAGAACACATGCGTCCGCGCTCC
This window harbors:
- a CDS encoding bifunctional (p)ppGpp synthetase/guanosine-3',5'-bis(diphosphate) 3'-pyrophosphohydrolase, which gives rise to MDSIQALYQKVFKSEEYDALGIKACEMALEAYDLPEQSIVRSAEVAAVLADLKLDRDTLIATLASDMTLEPHYSIAQITEVFGPSIAKMVDGIRRLNQFRDFMPANTSNEVQNERLRQMLLAMTSDIRTMIVKLAYRVVRLRNLKNEDEDVRRQIASETQLIFAPLANRLGIAQLKWELEDLSFRFLEPGIYKEVARQLDAKRLGREAYINSIMQELQEMLKNSGIEYHISGRPKHIYSIWRKMTRKNLPIDALYDLRAVRIYVDSVRECYEVLGMIHSRWAYIKDEFDDYIASPKENGYQSIHTVIIGAENKTVEIQIRTHEMHRHAEFGIAAHWRYKEGGKPIDPSLEQSINLVRQMLEYNDNPDLLNEISTELLSEHIYVMTPANEIITMNKGCTPLDFAYQIHTELGHRCRGAKINGKIMPLTYQLKTGDSVEILTVKEGTPNRNWLNPNLNYLGSSRSRTKVRHWFNQQNKDANIEAGEGLFHKEVRRLQADDISAEMLLERFKLETVDELYEGIGKGQINERQLTNAIQKLIKPEEEHMRPRSRDLLEHDVPLEPGKAYVVGVPQLKTSLAPCCHPDESDQIIGYVTRGRGVTVHKKDCPNILNLTYDEQKRLIEVAWHGAKPEPEAYDAVLQILAFDRKGLLRDIMAMLTHWDINLINSDTRTDKGDGSVSMTLQIEVEPQTNVGELLDQIEQIQNVVSTSINLNKEKHSSISQTLH
- a CDS encoding methyl-accepting chemotaxis protein codes for the protein MTIKQRIIFIISLLIGFLMAAIVAGLVIMKQNNQSFHQIYLDRIIPLKDLKIIADEYAVNIVDTNHKLRNGNLTFEQASGNIQQAQQVIEETWNKYMATTLTEREAALAQNAQVLMEKANQSIEGLKSAIASQNMASVEAYSIEQLYPAIDPISDAITQLIDLQLEIAGQLNDANEEAYQTTFTWAIIVALLMFVIAALLSYQTLRAILRPMNELMDVSQNVVKNGDFSKRIPIYHQDEIGRASMAFNQLLDQTKATFDGANATVAAIADGDFSKRMDGDFVGEMLALKNGINASAESVEFMMNELDSIMNALQNGHLEAKMDERVAEAFRNKVEGALSNTGNIINQINRVMHAVASGDYSHRVQASASGSFDELKQSINSSVDSLGTVMQEISRILTLIANGDLTENMSGHYPGELAHIQQNLNNAINNLDRIVNQVNGATHIVLSASEEVSKGALDLSQRVQQQAAAVEQTSATMEEMNSTVQNNTKNAIEASNLSESVQQKTERGAEVMKQTINAMNSIENSSQRINDIVTLIDSIAFQTNLLALNAAVEAARAGDHGRGFAVVAGEVRGLAQKSADAARDIKNLINESNELVQQGSQLTGESGDMLAEIRESIDHVHEMIEMIARSSEEQAKGIEQVHTAISDIDAATQQNAALVEETSAATESMSDQAQTLSSEMAFFKTDSATLAKPVQKAAQPNALAAPSAPKDVSDHDWSDF